In Romeriopsis navalis LEGE 11480, the following are encoded in one genomic region:
- a CDS encoding two-partner secretion domain-containing protein, protein MFHRSARLATNDLRDRPRLGTICRSWTIGFSVCVLSLIGQSPIYAQVLPDATLGLERSIVTPQATQDRITGGAIRGSSLFHSFQDFNVSAGQTLRFAPSPSIANIFSRVTGNNLSNIQGTLSVLGNANLFLLNPNGILFGPNAQLDLTGSFSASTANSFRFGAAEFSATIPNAAPLLTISVPTGMQYGTNAPDRTIQNQANLTLAPQQQLTFDAGTVTQSGTITIPNGTVELRGQNLQLTGDIDTRTPDNRFGLLRLISPTDLTIQSTANLTNQALTQALENNAVIVQATGDLSLIGALSSTSNAPLTLSATENLSLLAANNGNLELAGNLTLQSGGNQLLQHFLIVNNPQVDPRVTLQAGGDVLLRGDATLILGDGYSRLRLTGDRGIVSIQANSLNLQEADIGTDAASGSIQGPRIDVNVQQDVILQRGSIFTTAGDAQTTGGIRLGIGGSLQLLDSASITSSSRPNTNNTASTGVITVQAADTILLRPNSDQENLIKTETAGDAGDILLAARNIILDGTEGTPLIATNTSIGSVGNAGNITLNAIEAIELTGNRPGAFNFPAQESISLNRIISETFGRTTVHASSFGAGASGKIQVNAARLRLRDGSLIANVSGLFPDNNNTGTVGDIAINANDIQLSGLALIASGTVGQSDSGNIDIQSDRLSLTDGAGIGVTTVGVDATVKSGNAGELTINTQTLSVTNGSIISASSEDGGAGGLLDIRAQSVTVDGADSNGFSSGLLTSASSAAKGAGGTLLLQTDTLQVLNGGQIRASTSGPQDAGNITITAGEVTVSGTTLKQEPSTLEAQSTGSGAAGTLRLTADRLTISNRAQSTTQSSQGDGGNITLVLRDVLFLKQQGRISSTAGSAGAGGDGGNIDITAGFIIASPQANSDITANAFDGQGGNITLKTNALLGIRPQSQLTNQSDINASSTLGIDGTINLDLLAPDPTSGLTALPVQLLNPNQQISTVCNSLAASRFILSGRGGIPTDPRQQIASSSIMQDWRRTSSTPPRASLASPDSPNPSPVEAQSWRKNAQGNIEFIAGAVIPTPKPSCQNLVGGTS, encoded by the coding sequence GTGTTTCATCGTTCTGCTCGGCTTGCCACTAATGATTTGCGTGATCGTCCACGACTCGGTACGATTTGCCGATCGTGGACGATCGGCTTCAGCGTCTGTGTTTTATCACTCATTGGTCAATCTCCGATCTACGCCCAAGTCCTACCGGATGCCACACTCGGTTTAGAACGCTCGATCGTCACCCCTCAAGCAACCCAAGACCGCATCACTGGCGGCGCAATTCGCGGCAGCAGTTTATTCCATAGTTTCCAAGATTTCAACGTCAGCGCTGGCCAAACACTGCGCTTCGCCCCATCGCCGAGCATTGCCAATATCTTCAGCCGCGTCACAGGCAACAACCTGTCCAATATCCAAGGCACTCTCAGTGTTTTGGGTAATGCCAATCTTTTCTTGCTCAATCCCAATGGCATTCTATTTGGTCCGAATGCTCAGTTAGATCTAACTGGGAGTTTTAGTGCGAGTACCGCCAATAGTTTTCGTTTTGGCGCCGCAGAATTTAGTGCCACGATACCGAATGCTGCACCGTTGTTGACCATTAGTGTGCCAACGGGTATGCAGTATGGCACTAACGCCCCTGATCGCACCATCCAAAACCAAGCCAACCTCACCCTCGCACCGCAGCAACAGTTGACCTTTGACGCAGGCACAGTCACCCAATCCGGCACCATCACCATTCCCAATGGCACCGTCGAACTGCGCGGTCAGAATCTTCAGCTCACAGGTGACATTGATACTCGAACCCCCGATAATCGCTTCGGTCTTTTACGCCTCATTTCACCCACAGACTTAACCATTCAATCCACCGCTAACCTCACCAACCAAGCCCTAACTCAAGCCTTAGAGAATAATGCTGTAATTGTTCAAGCCACCGGCGATTTAAGTCTCATTGGCGCACTTTCCAGCACCAGTAATGCCCCGCTCACGCTGTCAGCTACTGAGAATCTGAGCCTACTGGCCGCGAATAATGGCAACCTTGAACTAGCCGGTAATCTCACCCTCCAAAGTGGCGGCAATCAGCTTCTGCAGCATTTCCTGATTGTGAACAATCCACAAGTTGATCCGCGCGTCACACTGCAAGCCGGTGGTGATGTCTTACTTCGAGGCGATGCCACACTGATTCTAGGCGATGGTTATTCCCGGTTACGGCTCACGGGCGATCGTGGCATTGTCTCCATCCAGGCTAACAGCCTCAATCTGCAGGAGGCAGATATTGGGACAGATGCGGCTAGTGGCAGTATTCAAGGTCCACGTATTGATGTAAATGTTCAGCAAGACGTAATTCTTCAACGGGGAAGTATATTCACAACCGCTGGTGATGCACAAACTACTGGTGGCATTCGCCTGGGTATCGGTGGATCGCTCCAACTTCTAGACAGTGCTTCTATAACTTCCTCGTCGCGACCGAATACAAACAACACTGCTAGTACTGGTGTCATTACTGTCCAAGCTGCCGATACGATTTTGCTAAGACCAAATTCGGATCAAGAGAACTTAATCAAAACTGAGACAGCGGGTGATGCGGGTGATATTTTGCTTGCCGCTCGCAATATCATCCTTGATGGGACAGAAGGAACGCCATTAATCGCCACTAATACGAGCATCGGCAGTGTTGGTAATGCGGGTAATATTACATTAAATGCGATCGAAGCCATTGAACTAACTGGTAATCGCCCTGGAGCATTTAACTTTCCTGCTCAAGAAAGCATTTCTCTCAACAGGATTATTAGCGAAACCTTTGGCCGGACGACAGTTCATGCCTCTTCCTTTGGTGCTGGCGCATCGGGTAAAATCCAAGTTAACGCTGCGCGGCTCCGCCTGCGCGATGGTTCGCTAATCGCGAATGTTTCTGGTTTGTTTCCTGATAATAATAATACGGGTACCGTCGGAGATATTGCGATCAATGCCAACGATATTCAACTCAGTGGGCTGGCGTTAATTGCTAGTGGGACAGTTGGCCAATCAGACTCCGGCAATATTGATATTCAGAGCGATCGCCTGAGTCTAACGGATGGTGCCGGGATCGGCGTCACAACTGTGGGCGTTGATGCAACCGTAAAATCTGGTAATGCGGGTGAACTGACCATCAATACCCAAACCCTCTCCGTGACCAATGGCTCAATCATCTCAGCGAGTAGTGAAGATGGTGGGGCCGGAGGCCTATTAGATATTCGGGCTCAATCAGTTACGGTAGACGGTGCTGATAGTAATGGTTTTTCTTCAGGTCTATTGACGTCTGCTTCATCGGCGGCGAAAGGTGCTGGCGGTACACTCCTGCTTCAAACCGATACCTTGCAAGTCCTCAATGGTGGCCAAATCCGGGCCAGTACCAGTGGCCCTCAGGATGCCGGTAATATCACAATTACAGCCGGAGAAGTTACTGTTAGCGGGACGACGTTAAAGCAAGAACCCAGTACCCTCGAAGCACAATCAACCGGCTCTGGAGCCGCTGGTACACTGAGACTGACTGCCGATCGCCTCACCATCAGCAACCGCGCCCAAAGTACCACCCAGTCAAGCCAAGGCGACGGGGGCAACATTACCTTGGTCCTCCGTGATGTCCTCTTCCTTAAACAACAAGGGCGCATTTCCTCCACCGCTGGTTCTGCCGGTGCCGGTGGCGATGGCGGCAACATTGACATTACCGCTGGATTTATCATCGCTTCCCCCCAAGCCAATAGCGACATTACCGCCAACGCCTTCGACGGCCAAGGCGGCAACATTACCCTCAAAACCAATGCACTTCTCGGCATCCGTCCCCAATCACAACTCACCAATCAAAGCGACATTAACGCCAGTTCTACCTTAGGCATCGACGGCACCATCAACCTTGATCTCCTCGCCCCCGATCCCACCTCCGGCCTAACGGCGCTCCCCGTCCAACTGCTCAACCCAAATCAACAAATCTCCACCGTCTGCAATAGCCTCGCCGCCTCCCGCTTCATCCTCAGTGGTCGTGGCGGCATTCCCACCGACCCGCGCCAACAAATCGCATCCAGCAGCATCATGCAAGACTGGCGTCGGACTTCAAGCACCCCCCCTCGCGCATCGCTCGCATCGCCCGATTCCCCCAACCCATCACCAGTCGAAGCCCAAAGCTGGCGTAAAAATGCCCAAGGTAACATTGAATTCATTGCCGGTGCGGTGATTCCCACGCCCAAGCCTAGTTGTCAGAATTTGGTCGGAGGCACATCATGA